The following proteins are co-located in the Helicobacter acinonychis genome:
- a CDS encoding type II restriction endonuclease, with amino-acid sequence MQTLFKEITPKRYVNGNEMKENSSNVLDQYFTKPSVALKCFQKACEVIKKYEKLDGFIFLEPSAGDGVFYDLFPKNRRIGIDIEPKRDGFIQCDFLNYELPTHQKVICLGNPPFGHRGVMALEFINHARNCDFVCFILPMFFESQGKGSIKYRVKGLNLLHSERLEKNAFIDFKNKEVDVHCVFQIWSKKYQNKKSEFSWYKNRYKEPFSEYIKVFTVSLAKNRECGKEWIFNQKASFYISSTFYKSTQIVENFEEVKYKSGIAVVFTSADKVLNTKLKKLFQEIDWTKYASLATNSCYHLGKSHIFQALHDHFDSLKGN; translated from the coding sequence ATGCAAACCTTGTTTAAAGAAATTACCCCTAAACGCTATGTCAATGGCAATGAAATGAAAGAAAATTCTAGCAATGTTCTAGATCAATATTTCACTAAACCTAGCGTGGCTTTAAAATGCTTTCAAAAAGCTTGTGAAGTTATTAAAAAATACGAAAAGCTAGATGGCTTTATTTTTCTAGAGCCGAGTGCAGGCGATGGGGTGTTTTATGACTTGTTCCCTAAAAATAGACGCATTGGTATAGATATTGAACCTAAAAGAGATGGATTTATTCAATGCGATTTTTTAAATTATGAATTGCCCACACATCAAAAAGTGATTTGCTTGGGTAACCCTCCTTTTGGGCACCGTGGGGTTATGGCATTAGAATTTATCAACCATGCTAGAAATTGTGATTTTGTGTGTTTTATCTTGCCCATGTTTTTTGAAAGTCAAGGAAAAGGCTCTATTAAGTATCGTGTGAAAGGTTTAAATCTGCTTCATAGCGAACGCTTAGAAAAAAATGCATTTATAGATTTTAAAAATAAAGAAGTGGATGTGCATTGTGTGTTTCAAATTTGGAGCAAAAAATATCAAAATAAAAAAAGTGAATTTTCTTGGTATAAGAATCGCTATAAAGAACCCTTTAGCGAATATATCAAAGTTTTCACGGTTTCATTGGCTAAAAACAGAGAATGCGGTAAAGAGTGGATTTTTAATCAAAAAGCATCCTTTTACATTTCATCAACTTTTTATAAAAGCACACAAATTGTAGAGAACTTTGAGGAAGTTAAGTATAAATCTGGTATTGCTGTGGTATTTACTAGTGCTGACAAGGTTTTAAACACTAAATTAAAAAAACTATTCCAAGAAATTGATTGGACAAAATACGCAAGTTTAGCGACTAATTCTTGCTATCATTTAGGAAAAAGCCATATTTTTCAAGCCCTCCATGATCATTTTGATAGCTTAAAGGGTAATTGA
- a CDS encoding 16S rRNA (uracil(1498)-N(3))-methyltransferase, with amino-acid sequence MRFVYHPLAKEPTLKIEGESYTHLYRSRRIKSASGLDLRNLKDSFLYTYEHVEITKKHALLRLVGQKELEIMASKKTHLILSVIEVKSIEKILPFLNQLGVNKLSLFYADFSQRNEKIDSAKLERFQKILINSCEQCGRGALMELEVFSNTKEMLKAYPKACVLDFNGKMLQTNFSAEKGVIIGPEGGFSKQEKGQFKEREIYRIPLDMVLKSESACVFVASITQV; translated from the coding sequence ATGCGTTTTGTCTATCACCCTTTAGCCAAAGAGCCTACTTTAAAAATAGAGGGCGAAAGTTATACGCATTTATACCGTTCAAGGCGCATAAAAAGTGCGAGTGGTTTGGATTTAAGAAACTTAAAAGACAGCTTTTTATACACCTATGAGCATGTGGAAATTACCAAAAAACATGCCCTTTTAAGGTTAGTGGGTCAAAAAGAATTAGAGATCATGGCTAGCAAAAAAACGCATTTGATTTTAAGCGTGATTGAAGTTAAAAGCATTGAAAAAATATTGCCCTTTCTCAACCAATTAGGCGTGAATAAGTTAAGTTTATTTTATGCGGATTTTAGCCAGCGTAATGAAAAAATAGACAGCGCTAAATTAGAGCGGTTTCAAAAGATTTTGATCAATTCTTGTGAGCAATGCGGCCGTGGTGCTTTAATGGAATTGGAAGTGTTTTCAAACACTAAAGAAATGCTAAAAGCCTACCCTAAAGCGTGCGTTTTGGATTTTAATGGCAAAATGTTACAAACAAATTTTAGTGCTGAAAAGGGCGTTATCATAGGGCCTGAAGGGGGCTTTAGCAAACAAGAAAAAGGGCAATTTAAAGAGCGTGAAATTTATCGCATCCCATTAGATATGGTGCTAAAATCTGAGAGTGCATGCGTGTTTGTAGCGAGCATAACACAAGTTTAG